Below is a window of Shinella sp. PSBB067 DNA.
GCCCTGGATCGGCTCGATGAGGAAGGCCACGGTGTTCTCGTTGATCGCCTCGCGGAAGGCGTCGATGTCCCCGAACGGAACGTGGCGGAAGCCCGGCGCGAAGGGGCCGAAGCCGATGCGCGCGTCCGGATCCGTCGAGAAGCCGACGATGCCGATGGTGCGGCCATGGAAGTTGTTGGAGCAGACGATGATCTCCGCGCGGCCCTCCGGCACGCCCTTCACCTCGTAGCCCCACTTGCGCACGGCCTTCACCGCGGTCTCGACGGCTTCCGCGCCGGAATTCATCGGCAGCACCTTGTGCGAGCCGGTCAGCGCGGCGATCTCCTCGTAGAAATGCGCGAGCTGGTCGTTGCGGAAGGCGCGCGATGTGAGCGTAAGCTTCTGCGCCTGCTCGATCATCGCGGCGAGGATCTTCGGATGGCAATGCCCCTGGTTGACCGCTGAATAGGCCGAGAGGCAGTCGAGATAGCGGTTGCCGTCGATATCCCAGACATGCACCCCCTCGCCGCGCGACAGCACCACGTCGAGCGGCTTGTAGTTGTGGGCGCCGAGGCGGTATTCGGTTTCGATCAGGCTTGCGGTCGACGGCGTCATGGGGTCCTCCAGGGTTCAGGCGCTACGGGTCGGCCGGTCGAGAATGCGGCGCCCGAAAAGGCTTGCGGTCAGTTCGACGAGGATGCGGGCGCTCTTGCCGCGGTCGTCGAGGAACGGGTTCAGCTCGACGACGTCGAGCGAGGAGACGAGGCCGCTGTCGCACAGCATCTCCATGATGAGGTGGGCCTCGCGGAAGGTCGCGCCGCCCGGCACCGTCGTGCCGACCCCGGGCGCGATCTCCGGATCGAGGAAATCAACGTCGAGGCTGACATGCAGCAGGCCGTTCGCCGCTTTGATCCGGGCGATGATGTCGTGCATGATATGCGCCATGCCGATCTCGTCGACCGCGCGCATGTCGTAGACGTTGACGCCATGTTCGGCGATTTCCTCGCGCTCGCGCGCATCGACGGAGCGGATGCCGACCTGGAACACGTTCTTCGGATCGACGAAGGGGCGGCCGGTTTCGAGGATCGGCGCGAACTCGGCCTCGCCGCAGAAGAAGGCGACCGGCATGCCATGCATGTTGCCCGACGGCGAGGTCGCGGGCGAATTGAAGTCCGCATGGGCATCGAGCCAGAGCACGAAGAGCGGGCGGCCCTCGTCGGCCGCATGACGCGCCATGCCGGAGACGGACCCCATGGAAAGCGCATGGTCGCCGCCGAGCACGAGGGGGAACTTTCCGCTGCGCGCCGCATCGTAGACGGCGGTATCAAGCGCTCGCGTGAAGGCGGCGACGACCTGCAGGTTGTTGGCCTTCGCATGGTTCGGCAGGTCCCGCGCCGGCAGCGGATGAAGATCGCCCTCGTCCGTCACCGTGTGACCGAGTTCCGCCAGTGTCGTATCGACGCCTGCTATGCGCAGCGCCGTCGGTCCCATCGCCGCGCCGCGGCGGCCGGAGCCTTCTTCCAGAGGCGCGCCGATGAGCGCGATATGCGTGTTGTTCCGTTCAGCCATGTCTTCCCCGCGGCAGCGTGAGCGCCGGTTCACCCCGGCTTCGGGCGATTATTGCCGTTCGCACTGTTGGCAAAAAGAGGAAAAACTGACAAATAGTCGGACGATTTCAGCATTTTGAAAAGCATCGATCGACACAATGGTAAGCCTTGACGATCTCGACCACGCCCTGATCAGCGCGCTGCGCCACAATGCCCGCACCCCCGTCTCGTCATTGGCCGCGATGACGGGCGCTTCGCGGGCCACGGTCGCGGCCCGGATCGAGCGCCTGGTGTCCTCCGGCACCATCGCCGCCTTCACGATCAGGACCGGCGCGGAACTGACGGGAAGCGGCGTGCGCGCCATCGTGATGATCGAGGTGCACG
It encodes the following:
- a CDS encoding Lrp/AsnC family transcriptional regulator, whose amino-acid sequence is MVSLDDLDHALISALRHNARTPVSSLAAMTGASRATVAARIERLVSSGTIAAFTIRTGAELTGSGVRAIVMIEVHGKMADRVAAQLRGLPQVRALHSTNGRWDFIAELEDRDLGTFDETLHRIRLIDGITVTETNILLKTTKNALA
- the rocF gene encoding arginase; translation: MAERNNTHIALIGAPLEEGSGRRGAAMGPTALRIAGVDTTLAELGHTVTDEGDLHPLPARDLPNHAKANNLQVVAAFTRALDTAVYDAARSGKFPLVLGGDHALSMGSVSGMARHAADEGRPLFVLWLDAHADFNSPATSPSGNMHGMPVAFFCGEAEFAPILETGRPFVDPKNVFQVGIRSVDAREREEIAEHGVNVYDMRAVDEIGMAHIMHDIIARIKAANGLLHVSLDVDFLDPEIAPGVGTTVPGGATFREAHLIMEMLCDSGLVSSLDVVELNPFLDDRGKSARILVELTASLFGRRILDRPTRSA